One Oryza glaberrima chromosome 10, OglaRS2, whole genome shotgun sequence DNA segment encodes these proteins:
- the LOC127786113 gene encoding phosphoenolpyruvate carboxykinase (ATP) 1-like, producing MMEAKDGQAWLGTNGYGSRREEDGVCHDDSATPVRANTVDELHSLQRKPQVVEDRHRLQLQSISASLASMTCGIGPKLVNGDPARKKEMAGKAVTHHQHHITVPTITVSDSDLKFTHVLYNLSPSELYEHAIKYEKGSFITSSGALATLSGAKTGRSPRDKRVVKDETTDDLWWGKGSPNIEMDEQTFLINRERAVDYLNSLDKVFVNDQFLNWDPNNRIKVRIISARAYHSLFMHNMCIRPTYEELENFGEPDFTIYNAGQFPCNRYTHYMTSSTSIDLNLKRREMVILGTRYAGEMKKGLFSVMHYLMPKKQILSLHSGCNMGRGGDVALFFGLSGTGKTTLSTDRNRILIGDDEHCWSDNGISNIEGGCYAKCIDLSQEKEPDIWDAIKFGTVLENVVFDEHSREVDYTEKSVTENTRAAYPIEYIANAKIPCVGPHPKNVILLACDAFGVLPPVSKLSHAQTMYHFISGYTALVAGTEDGIKEPQATFSACFGAAFIMLHPTRYAAMLADKMNKHGATGWLVNTGWIGGSYGVGERISLAYTRKIIDAIHSGELLATSYKKTDVFGLDIPTKVEGVPSELLDPINTWEDKDSYKLTLLKLADLFKRNFKVFANYKKGGVSDLADEIAAAGPNF from the exons ATGATGGAGGCGAAAGACGGGCAAGCATGGCTGGGGACGAACGGATACGGCAGCAGGAGGGAGGAAGACGGCGTGTGCCACGACGACAGCGCGACGCCGGTGAGGGCGAACACTGTCGACGAGCTACACTCGCTGCAGAGGAAGCCTCAGGTAGTGGAGGATCGCCACAGGCTGCAGCTTCAGTCCATCAG TGCGTCTTTGGCATCGATGACATGTGGGATTGGGCCAAAACTCGTCAACGGTGACCCAGcaaggaaaaaagaaatggCTGGCAAGGCTGTGACACATCACCAACACCATATCACTGTCCCCACGATCACTGTGAGCGACAGTGACCTCAAGTTCACCCATGTTCTGTACAACTTATCCCCTTCTG AACTTTATGAGCATGCAATCAAATATGAGAAAGGGTCATTCATCACATCCAGTGGGGCGTTAGCGACGCTATCAGGAGCAAAGACCGGTCGATCACCTAGGGACAAGCGTGTTGTCAAGGATGAAACAACAGATGATCTGTGGTGGGGCAA GGGATCACCAAACATTGAAATGGACGAGCAAACCTTTCTGATCAACAGGGAGAGAGCTGTTGACTACTTGAACTCCCTTGATAAG GTGTTTGTTAATGATCAGTTCCTAAACTGGGACCCCAACAATAGGATAAAAGTTCGAATCATCTCTGCGAGGGCCTACCATTCTCTCTTCATGCACAACAT GTGCATCCGGCCAACATACGAGGAACTAGAGAATTTTGGCGAGCCCGACTTCACCATCTACAATGCTGGACAGTTCCCGTGCAACCGTTACACGCATTATATGACATCGTCAACTAGCATAGACTTAAATCTTAAGCGGAGAGAAATGGTCATCCTGGGAACACGATATGCTGGAGAGATGAAGAAAGGCCTCTTCAGTGTGATGCACTACCTCATGCCCAAAAAGCAGATCCTCTCGTTGCACTCTGGCTGCAACATGGGCAGAGGGGGTGATGTAGCCCTGTTTTTTGGATTGTCAG GTACTGGAAAGACAACTCTGTCAACAGACAGGAATAGGATCTTAATTGGTGATGATGAACACTGCTGGAGTGATAATGGTATCTCTAACATTGAGGGCGGCTGCTATGCTAAGTGCATAGATCTTTCTCAGGAGAAAGAACCTGACATTTGGGATGCAATCAAGTTTGGCACAG TGTTGGAGAATGTTGTTTTCGATGAGCACTCCCGTGAAGTTGATTATACAGAAAAATCTGTCACAG AGAATACCCGTGCTGCTTACCCTATTGAATACATAGCTAATGCTAAGATACCATGTGTTGGGCCACACCCAAAGAATGTTATCCTACTTGCATGTGATGCATTTGGTGTCCTCCCTCCTGTCAGCAAGTTGAGCCATGCACAAACCATGTACCATTTCATCAGTGGCTACACTGCATTG GTCGCTGGAACTGAAGATGGTATCAAGGAGCCACAGGCTACATTTTCTGCCTGCTTTGGTGCAGCTTTTATAATGCTCCACCCAACTCGGTACGCTGCCATGCTGGCAGATAAGATGAACAAGCATGGAGCTACCGGATGGCTTGTCAACACTGGTTGGATCGGGGGAAG TTATGGTGTAGGTGAGCGAATCAGCTTGGCCTACACAAGGAAAATCATCGATGCCATTCACTCGGGTGAGCTTTTGGCTACAAGCTACAAAAAGACAGATGTCTTTGGACTAGACATCCCCACAAAAGTGGAAGGAGTTCCATCTGAATTGCTTGACCCAATAAATACC TGGGAAGACAAAGACTCATACAAGTTGACACTTCTAAAGCTGGCAGATCTGTTCAAGAGAAATTTCAAGGTATTTGCAAATTACAAGAAAGGTGGTGTTAGTGATCTGGCTGATGAGATTGCTGCTGCAGGACCAAATTTCTGA
- the LOC127752785 gene encoding probable E3 ubiquitin-protein ligase LOG2: MGNMGSSGGHRRRNNGHGRHHHHGQPTAPPPPPQQQQPEVAPNRYVFAAASPYPPQYPNPNPPQYYPQYGNFYPPPPPSMPGPLPAPYDHHHRGGGPAQPPPPPPPPQPIHAAGEFPPAMLQQHPHYHGWGGNFSYGPPTQPPAPAPPYVEHQKAVTIRNDVNLKKETLRVEPDDECPGRFLITFTFDATVAGSMTVYFFAKEELNCNLTATKEDLLKPVTVTFKEGLGQKFRQPSGTGIDFSLFEDAELFKEGEMDVYPLAVKAETTFSIGQFSEGEEQKSQTPNSQITQAVFERKENGDYHVRVVKQILWVNGTRYELQEIYGIGNSVEGDTEGNDPGKECVICLSEPRDTTVLPCRHMCMCSECAKVLRYQTNRCPICRQPVERLLEIKVNNKGEEQQQQQIPQPPPPPSTAPPHQQQESQA; the protein is encoded by the exons ATGGGGAACAtgggcagcagcggcggccaccgtcgccggaaCAACGGCCACGGCCGGCATCACCACCATGGTCagcccaccgcgccgccgccgccgccgcagcagcagcaaccggAGGTGGCGCCGAACCGCTACGTGTTCGCGGCGGCGAGCCCTTACCCGCCGCAGTACCCGAATCCCAACCCGCCGCAGTACTACCCGCAGTACGGGAACttctacccgccgccgccgccatcgatgcCAGGGCCGCTCCCGGCGCCgtacgaccaccaccaccgtgggGGTGGGCCAgcacagccgccgccaccaccgccgccaccccagCCGATCCATGCCGCAGGGGAGTTCCCGCCTGCTATGCTGCAACAGCATCCCCACTACCATGGCTGGGGTGGAAACTTCTCGTATGGTCCACCTAcccagccgccggcgccggcgccgccgtatGTTGAACACCAGAAGGCTGTCACCATCCGTAACGATGTGAATCTCAAGAAGGAGACTCTCCGGGTTGAGCCTGATGACGAGTGCCCTGGACGATTCCTCATCACCTTCACCTTTGATGCCACCGTCGCTGGAAG CATGACTGTTTACTTCTTTGCAAAGGAGGAGCTGAACTGTAACCTTACAGCAACGAAAGAAGATTTACTCAAGCCAGTCACTGTAACATTTAAAGAGGGTCTTGGTCAAAAATTTAGGCAACCTTCCGGGACAGGAATTGACTTCTCGTTGTTTGAAGATGCTGAATTATTTAAGGAGGGAGAGATGGATGTATATCCACTTGCAGTGAAGGCTGAAACAACATTCTCAATTGGTCAATTCTCAGAAGGGGAAGAACAAAAGTCACAAACTCCAAATTCACAGATCACCCAGGCTGTATTTGAGAGGAAGGAGAATGGGGATTACCATGTTCGTGTTGTTAAGCAGATCCTTTGGGTCAATGGCACGAGATATGAGTTGCAGGAGATTTATGGAATTGGAAACTCTGTTGAAGGTGACACCGAAGGGAATGATCCTGGCAAAGAGTGTGTTATCTGCCTATCGGAGCCAAGGGATACAACTGTCCTCCCATGTAGACATATG TGTATGTGCAGCGAGTGCGCAAAGGTTCTGAGGTACCAGACCAACCGATGTCCCATCTGCAGGCAACCTGTGGAGCGTTTGCTCGAGATCAAAGTCAACAACAAAGGTGaagagcaacagcagcagcagataccacagccaccaccacctccttcaACCGCGCCTCCGCACCAACAGCAAGAGTCGCAAGCGTGA